TCATCAACTGCTTCATCCTGCAATATCTCACCTATCTCATATATAATCATAACCAAAATAGCTTCCATATACTGCTGTGTAACAAATGCACCAATTGTCGCTACAAGCATTAGAAAATTCTCATCAAAAAACTCTCCCTTAAGTATATCAAAAAGTGACTTTTTTACAACATTAACCCCTGCAATAAGATACGCTACCACATATATCCAAAGCGATATGTTATATCCAAAATCAAACCTACTAGCCACAATAGCCAAAACTACTGCACATATTATTCTAAAGATAGTACTTCCATTTCGTACAAGCATACTCACTCTTCCTCTTTTTATAATTTTATCTTTGCTATTTTCCTCTTCCCTACTTGTATAATATCTCCATCTTTCACTTTTATATTTAATCCAACATCTGTAACTTTCTCTTCATTCACCTTAACTGCACCCTGCATTATGCTTCGTCTTGCTTCACTTGTTGAAGGAGATAACTTAGCTAACACCAAAAGCTTGGCTAGCCATATTCCCCCATTTTCTAGCTCTCTTCCATCCACTAAAACTTCTGGAATTTCATCTGGCAATTGTCCTTTTTGGAAAACAGATTTAAAATTCTCTTCTGCCTTCTTTGCCGCCTCTTCACTATGATATAACTTTACTATCTCTCTCGCTAATGCCATCTTCAAATCTCTTGGATTTACTAGATCTCTTGCCATGTCCATCTTCATTTTCTCTATTTCATCTGGATGTACATCAGTAACAAGCTCAAAATATCTTATTATAAGTTCATCTGGTATTGACATAGTCTTACCGTACATCTCCTCTGGCGCCTCGTTTATTCCTATATAGTTCCCCACACTCTTACTCATCTTTTTCACACCATCAGTACCCTCTAAAATTGGCATAAGCATACCTATCTGAACTGACTTCTTTCCATATTCCTTTTGAAGTGTCCTACCCATTAGTATATTGAATTTCTGATCTGTTCCCCCTAACTCAACATCCGCATCTATTGCAACTGAATCATATCCTTGCATCAATGGATAGAAAAATTCATGCACCGCTATTGGTAATCCACTTGTGTACCTTTTCTTAAAATCTTCCCTTTCTAGCATACGAGCAACTGTATATTTTGCTGAAAGATTTATGACATCACGAAACGTCATAACAGCTAACCATTCGCTATTGAATTTAACTTGTGTTTTCTCTGGATCTAATACCTTAAAAATTTGCTTCTTATATGTCTCAGCATTCCTTAATACTTCTTCTCTAGTTAACTGCTTCCTAGCCTCTGATCTACCTGTTGGGTCTCCTATCATTCCTGTATAATCGCCTATTATTATTATTATCTTATGTCCTAAATCCTGAAATGCCTTAAGCTTCCTTAAAACAACAGTATGTCCTAAATGTATATCTGGAGCTGTTGGATCTAAACCAAGTTTTATTATAAGTTGCTTTCCTTCTTCTTGTGCTTTTTTTAGTTTCTCTTCTAACTCTAATTCTGATAATATCTCTTCCGTTCCTTTTTTTATTATTTTTAATTGTTCGTTAAAGTCCATACCATTTACCTCCAAAATTAATTTGCTCATCTTTGATTATATTATTTCTACAAAAAATTTGCAAATCTTTTTTGACTATAGATAGTGCTTATAAATGGTAAAATTAAATTACCGGTTTTTTAAAAAAATTACAAACATAATTCTTCCATAATTTGATTTTATAATTGTTTAAAATAGCCCATGGTAACGCCAAAGCCCTACCATAAGCTATTATTATATTATGTACTATGTATACTATAGTTGCAATAGGCACGAGTACCATCTCCGTTGGTTATCT
This is a stretch of genomic DNA from Clostridiales bacterium. It encodes these proteins:
- a CDS encoding tyrosine--tRNA ligase, whose amino-acid sequence is MDFNEQLKIIKKGTEEILSELELEEKLKKAQEEGKQLIIKLGLDPTAPDIHLGHTVVLRKLKAFQDLGHKIIIIIGDYTGMIGDPTGRSEARKQLTREEVLRNAETYKKQIFKVLDPEKTQVKFNSEWLAVMTFRDVINLSAKYTVARMLEREDFKKRYTSGLPIAVHEFFYPLMQGYDSVAIDADVELGGTDQKFNILMGRTLQKEYGKKSVQIGMLMPILEGTDGVKKMSKSVGNYIGINEAPEEMYGKTMSIPDELIIRYFELVTDVHPDEIEKMKMDMARDLVNPRDLKMALAREIVKLYHSEEAAKKAEENFKSVFQKGQLPDEIPEVLVDGRELENGGIWLAKLLVLAKLSPSTSEARRSIMQGAVKVNEEKVTDVGLNIKVKDGDIIQVGKRKIAKIKL